The following nucleotide sequence is from Candidatus Cloacimonadota bacterium.
GTGAAATTTTAATATCACCTTTCATTATGATTTTTTAACCCGCTAAAGTCGAACAATTTACTCCTTCGCCTTGAGAATAGTCGTTACAAAATTATCTCTGACAAATAATCTATTCGCCAATTCTTGAATATCTTTTGGAGTAATTTTTTCAATCTGTTGAATCACATTATCAATGGTTTCAAATTCATTCGTATAAATAAATAATTTGGCAAGCCGATTCATCCGTGATGTTGTGCTTTCCAATCCCATAACAAGACTGGATTTCAAGAGAGCTTTAATCGTCTTCAACTCAGTTTCATTAACCGGATTTTCCATCAGTTTATCCAGTTCTTCGTGGATTAGTTGAATGCATTTATCCGTGTCCTTTTTGTTTGTGGCGGCATAAACAGAAAAATCCCCAATGTCTTGGAAAAAATCCGCATAAGATTGCAAACTATAAGAAATACCGTACTTTTCCCTAATATTCTGAAAAAGTCGCGAAGACATACCGGCAGACAAAATCGAATTTAGAGTGAGCAAAGTTAAACGATCTTTATGCTTGAACGGGAAGGTGCGGGTTCCGATGCAGTAATGATCCTGATTGGTGGAATTATGTTGGTAAATATTTAATGTTTTATTGATTTCGGGAAGTTTTGTAAAAACCTGCTCTGATTCTCCAAGCCGAACATCACGAAAATATTTTTCAGCATATTTGATGAGTTCATCATGTTCAAGATAACCGGAGGCTGTGATCACAATCCGATTTGGAGTGAATTGATTTTTGATAAAATCTCTACAATGCTCAGCGGTAATCTTATTTACATCCTCTTTTGAACCGAGAATTGGTTCGCCAAGTGGATGATCTCGATATAAATCTCCGTAAAATTTGTCGAAAATAAGATCTCCAGGGGAATCCAATATTTCATCAATCTCGTCCAGAACAACACCTTTTTCTTTTTTTATTTCTTCATTATCAAAAGTAGAATTAAGAATAATGTCCGCAATTATATCTACGGAGTCTTCAAGATTTTCAGCTAATGCTCTGGCATAAAAACAGGTATATTCCTTACTTGTGAACGCATTCAGCATCCCGCCGCGTGATTCGAGAAAATGCGCAATCTCAAATTTGTTTCTGGATTTTGTGCCTTTGAACAGCATATGCTCTATAAAATGTGCTATGCCATGGTTTTCTGCATTTTCATCCCGAGAACCGGCTTTTACCCATGCTCCGATAGAGATGGATCCTACATGCTTAATTTTTTCCGATAAAATGGTAATTCCATTATCAAGAACAGTTTTTTTGTATAACATTTATCTTCACTTTCTATTTTGTTAGTTGCAAAATCATTTATCAAACGCCAATTTCGTTTTTAATTTTTCAATTACTTTTTCGTGAGCCCATTGCTGAACATCGCCACCCGCACTAATTATCTGCTTGACTAAACTTGAACTCAGATAAAGATATTTGCTTTTGGGTGTAAGGAAAACGGTTTCAACATTCTCACAAAGTTCTCTGTTTGCAAGAGCCATCTGAAGTTCATATTCAAAATCGGATACAGCCCGTAAACCACGGAGCATGACAGCTCCATTTTGATTTTTTACATATTCTACAGCTAATCCTGTGAATTTTTCAATTATCACATTTTTTATATGCTTGGTAGCGATTTTTGCCATTTCCACACGCTCGTCGGCAGTGAAGAGACAGGACTTTGCTGTTTGTTCGGCAACAGCCACAACAATTTTTCCAAACATTTTGCTTCCGCGTTCGATAATGTCCACATGCCCATTTGTGATCGGGTCAAAAGTTCCCGGATAAATTGCAATATCATGCATAGTTGCACCTTCTTTTTATTTTGAAATAATTTGTTCTAACTCGTTAATTTCTTTTGGAATCATCGCGGATAATACTTCTTGTCCTTTTTTTGTAACAAGTATATCATCTTCGATTCGCACTCCGATTCCTTCGTCCTTAATATAAATTCCCGGCTCGATTGTGATTACACTTCCGGCAACAAGTTTTGCCTTTTTTTCTGCCAAATCGTGAGTTTGCAATCCGAGATGATGACCAATTCCGTGCATGTAATATTTTTTGTAAGCATCTTTTTCATCGTCGTTATTCTCTATAAGGTCTAAGCGAATGAGAGCTTTTTTCATCAACTTTACGCTTTTTTCCTGCAACTCTTTTAAAGTGATTCCGGGTTTAACAGAATTAATCAGTTTTTTTTGGATATTTAGGACTTCTTCATAAACTTCTTTCTGGCGTTTTGAAAATTCCCCACTCACGGGAAAAGTTCGGGAAATATCCGCACTGTAACCATTGTATTGAGCACCCATATCCAGTAACACAAGATCGTTTTCACCAATCTTACAATTATTTTCCTCATAGTGAAGGGTGGTAGCATTTTTTCCTGAAGCAACGATTGAAGAGAAGCCGGGTTCTTTTTCGCCATTTCGCGCACATTCGAAAAGCAAAATAGCTTCCAGTTCATATTCCATCATTCCGGATTTTGCATTTATAAAGATTTTTCTAATTCCTTTGTTAGTAATTTCAATGGCTTTTCTAATGTTCGCAATTTCCTCTTCGGATTTTTTTGCACGAAGCCTACCAACATACTCGGATGGATTTGCAATAACGATTTCCGGATAATGTTCCTTGATTTTATTAGCCAAAACCAATCTCTCTGGAAGTTGGGCTGAAACGGGAACCGAATGATAATCGAAATACCCTTTCCGGGCATTTATGGCATAAGAATTCAATATTCGCTCAAATTCATCGGTATAATAAATCGTATCAATTCCGGAAATTTCCTTTGCTTCATCCTTAGAAAGTTTTTTGCCTAACCAAACAACCATCTCGGGAATTTCTCTTTCAATAAATAAAATATTTTGGGCTGCTTTTTCAGTTTCATAAATCATCAAAATTGCATTGGGAGATTTTATTCCGGTAAAATAATAGAAATTGCTGTCCTGCACAAATTTATCCGGCAATAATCCATTCCCTGTTTTTGTTCCCCAGAAAATGGAAAGCGAATTCGCTTCTACCATTTCAGCATATTTTTTTCTGTTTTTTTCAAAGAATTTTTTCTTCATTTTGTTTCCTTTCGTGAATAAATTATTTTATTCTACAAATATCTGTTTGTGTAAATTCTGGCAAGTTTTAAAACATTTTGTTTGCTAATTTTTGTTTTTTTATTTTTTCACCTTGATTGTTAAAACCATTTCTTTTATCAAAAAAAAATCAGACTTCCGCGAATTTTCTTTTTGTAAAATATTTGATTCCCTCAAAGTTTTTATATTTACTTTTTCCAAACAATTTTATTGAATTTTCATTCCAACCTTCAATAAGGCAGGCAAAAATTTTTATTCCACAAGTTTCCAGAATTTTCTCGGCTTCTTCTATCAATTTTGTAGCAATACCTTTTCTGTGAAATTCGGGAAGGACGGCAACTCTGTTGATCCAGCCTTTTCGTCCATCATGAGAGGCAATCACAGAACCGATAATTTCCCCAGCAAATTCCGCTACGATAAAAAAGCAATTGTTCATCCCAATTTGCTGCTCAATACTTTCTCTCGAATCTCTCCCAATCGGTTTGTAATCCAATTCAACTTTTACCCATAAATCTATCAATTTTTCGTAATCTTCAATTACCATCTCTCTGAAATTTAGTTTATCATAAATTTGTTCCATGCTTATTCCTAAAAAATTATTGAAAATTCAAATTTTTAAAACAACGCAATTCTGTAAAGAAGTGTGAGTAAAAATTATTATAAAAATTTTCCTTAATCGTAAAAATTGACAACAATTTCCCATTCTTTAATGAATGTTAGCCATGAAACATATTTTACTAACTAACGATGATGGCTTTTTCTCAGAGGGAATTCAAAAATTATTCGAAGTATTATCTCCCAAACACAATGTAACAATTGTTGCCCCGGACAGAGAACGCAGCGCCGCTTCCCACTCTCTAACTTTACATAATCCTCTTCGTTTGAAAAAGATCCGAGAGAATGAATTTGCAGTTGATGGCACACCCACCGATTGCGTGAATTTAGCAACAAATGTTGTTATAAAAAATAAGATTGATCTGGTTATCTCCGGAATCAACAAGGGTCAAAATATGGGAGAAGACATTCTTTATTCCGGCACTGTGGCTGCTGCTATTGAAGCAATGAATCTGGGAATTCCGGCACTCGCAGTTTCTCTCGCCTTTTCCAAGAATTTTGATTTTACAGAATCAGCCGAAATTGTAGAACATTTACTGGAAAATAACATATTATCCATTCTGTCAGAAAAAACAGTTTTAAATATCAACATTCCCCCGTTATCACTCGAAGAAATAAAAGGAATCCGGGTAACAAAACTCGGACATCGAAAATATACCGATTTTATTAAAGAACGAATTGACCCGCGCGGCAACCCTTATTATTGGATTGGTGGTGAAGCCCCACAGTGGTCGAGAGCAGGTGATACGGATTTCGATGCAATTCATAAAGGATTTGTCTCTATCACTCCTATTACAATTGATATGACAAAATATTCCTGTTTCGATAAGGTAAGAAATTGGATTGATAAAGACATAAATTTGAAATAACCATTAGAAATATTATTACAAAATTGAAAAATTCAAACGATTTATTTTCAGAACGCAAATGGATGGTAACACATCAAATCCAAAATCGAAATATTTTCGATGAAAGATTGTTAAAAGCCTTTCTGAAAATACCTCGTCATAAATTTGTGCCTGAATCCATGCTAGAATTTGCCTATGAAGACAAACCTTTACGCATCGGGATGGGGCAAACTATTTCACAGCCCTATATTGTTGCCTTGATGATTTCACTGCTGAATATTTCTCCTCAAAATAGAGTTTTGGAAATTGGAACAGGCTCAGGTTATCAAACTGCAATTCTTGCCGAAATGGCCAAAAAAGTATATTCAATCGAAAGATTAGCTCCTCTCGCAAAAAGAGCAAAACAGATTCTCGCTGAAATGGGATTTGAAAATATTATCATTCGGATTGCAGATGGCACCTTCGGTTGGCAGAGGGATATTGACAATAAATCTGAATCAAAAAATTATGACATTCCAAAATTTGATGCAATAATCGTCTCTGCAGCTGCACCTTGCGTTCCGGAAAAATTGACGGCACAACTGGCAGAAAACGGTCGTTTGATCATACCGATAGGTTCTCAATTTACTCAAGATT
It contains:
- the coaD gene encoding pantetheine-phosphate adenylyltransferase, which gives rise to MHDIAIYPGTFDPITNGHVDIIERGSKMFGKIVVAVAEQTAKSCLFTADERVEMAKIATKHIKNVIIEKFTGLAVEYVKNQNGAVMLRGLRAVSDFEYELQMALANRELCENVETVFLTPKSKYLYLSSSLVKQIISAGGDVQQWAHEKVIEKLKTKLAFDK
- a CDS encoding GNAT family N-acetyltransferase; amino-acid sequence: MEQIYDKLNFREMVIEDYEKLIDLWVKVELDYKPIGRDSRESIEQQIGMNNCFFIVAEFAGEIIGSVIASHDGRKGWINRVAVLPEFHRKGIATKLIEEAEKILETCGIKIFACLIEGWNENSIKLFGKSKYKNFEGIKYFTKRKFAEV
- a CDS encoding protein-L-isoaspartate(D-aspartate) O-methyltransferase, yielding MVTHQIQNRNIFDERLLKAFLKIPRHKFVPESMLEFAYEDKPLRIGMGQTISQPYIVALMISLLNISPQNRVLEIGTGSGYQTAILAEMAKKVYSIERLAPLAKRAKQILAEMGFENIIIRIADGTFGWQRDIDNKSESKNYDIPKFDAIIVSAAAPCVPEKLTAQLAENGRLIIPIGSQFTQDLIMITKKNGKIEKENFGGCRFVPLIGENGW
- a CDS encoding aminopeptidase P family protein → MKKKFFEKNRKKYAEMVEANSLSIFWGTKTGNGLLPDKFVQDSNFYYFTGIKSPNAILMIYETEKAAQNILFIEREIPEMVVWLGKKLSKDEAKEISGIDTIYYTDEFERILNSYAINARKGYFDYHSVPVSAQLPERLVLANKIKEHYPEIVIANPSEYVGRLRAKKSEEEIANIRKAIEITNKGIRKIFINAKSGMMEYELEAILLFECARNGEKEPGFSSIVASGKNATTLHYEENNCKIGENDLVLLDMGAQYNGYSADISRTFPVSGEFSKRQKEVYEEVLNIQKKLINSVKPGITLKELQEKSVKLMKKALIRLDLIENNDDEKDAYKKYYMHGIGHHLGLQTHDLAEKKAKLVAGSVITIEPGIYIKDEGIGVRIEDDILVTKKGQEVLSAMIPKEINELEQIISK
- a CDS encoding pitrilysin family protein, whose amino-acid sequence is MLYKKTVLDNGITILSEKIKHVGSISIGAWVKAGSRDENAENHGIAHFIEHMLFKGTKSRNKFEIAHFLESRGGMLNAFTSKEYTCFYARALAENLEDSVDIIADIILNSTFDNEEIKKEKGVVLDEIDEILDSPGDLIFDKFYGDLYRDHPLGEPILGSKEDVNKITAEHCRDFIKNQFTPNRIVITASGYLEHDELIKYAEKYFRDVRLGESEQVFTKLPEINKTLNIYQHNSTNQDHYCIGTRTFPFKHKDRLTLLTLNSILSAGMSSRLFQNIREKYGISYSLQSYADFFQDIGDFSVYAATNKKDTDKCIQLIHEELDKLMENPVNETELKTIKALLKSSLVMGLESTTSRMNRLAKLFIYTNEFETIDNVIQQIEKITPKDIQELANRLFVRDNFVTTILKAKE
- the surE gene encoding 5'/3'-nucleotidase SurE, which translates into the protein MKHILLTNDDGFFSEGIQKLFEVLSPKHNVTIVAPDRERSAASHSLTLHNPLRLKKIRENEFAVDGTPTDCVNLATNVVIKNKIDLVISGINKGQNMGEDILYSGTVAAAIEAMNLGIPALAVSLAFSKNFDFTESAEIVEHLLENNILSILSEKTVLNINIPPLSLEEIKGIRVTKLGHRKYTDFIKERIDPRGNPYYWIGGEAPQWSRAGDTDFDAIHKGFVSITPITIDMTKYSCFDKVRNWIDKDINLK